In the genome of Massilia sp. PAMC28688, one region contains:
- a CDS encoding class I SAM-dependent methyltransferase, producing MKRLILAAMLATGIAGTAHADDALKAAIASKDRTPANVARDGARHPYETLTFFGIKPTMTVVELSPGGGWYTEILAPYLRDKGRLIAAGEEPTSPSEGARRYAGNLTKKLESNPAMFAKVQRGVFEPPRAFNIAPAGSADMVVTFRNLHNWTNPPEKVQEILKQVHTVLKPGGVFGVVDHRMPASKPAKDGSGYLHEAEVIKMIEAAGFKLEAKSEVNANPKDTADHNKGVWSLPPVLANKDVDREKYMAIGESDRMTLKFVKK from the coding sequence ATGAAACGATTGATTCTGGCCGCAATGCTGGCCACCGGGATTGCAGGCACGGCACACGCTGACGACGCGCTCAAGGCCGCTATCGCGAGCAAAGACCGCACCCCGGCCAACGTGGCACGCGACGGCGCCCGCCATCCCTACGAGACGCTGACCTTCTTCGGCATCAAGCCGACCATGACCGTGGTGGAGCTGAGCCCGGGCGGCGGCTGGTACACGGAGATCCTCGCGCCCTACCTGCGCGACAAGGGCAGGCTGATTGCAGCCGGCGAAGAGCCGACTTCGCCGAGCGAAGGCGCACGCCGCTACGCCGGCAACCTGACCAAGAAACTGGAAAGCAACCCGGCCATGTTCGCCAAGGTGCAGCGTGGCGTGTTCGAGCCACCGCGCGCCTTTAATATCGCGCCAGCGGGCAGCGCAGACATGGTGGTCACCTTCCGCAACCTGCACAACTGGACCAACCCTCCGGAGAAGGTCCAGGAGATCCTCAAGCAGGTGCATACCGTGCTGAAGCCAGGCGGTGTGTTTGGCGTGGTTGACCACCGCATGCCAGCATCCAAGCCTGCCAAGGACGGAAGCGGTTACCTGCACGAAGCAGAAGTGATCAAGATGATCGAAGCGGCCGGCTTCAAGCTGGAAGCCAAGTCCGAAGTGAACGCCAATCCAAAGGACACGGCGGATCACAACAAGGGGGTCTGGTCGCTGCCACCGGTACTGGCCAATAAGGACGTGGACCGTGAAAAGTACATGGCCATTGGCGAGAGCGATCGCATGACGCTCAAGTTCGTCAAGAAGTAA
- a CDS encoding CehA/McbA family metallohydrolase — MQQNNIKKLLPHVAVFLALTASAAGFASELDHREFEASLHVPYKADKAEAKTNARTFTLDFEYPYVQKPQDVSWKLEIISPAGEVVKQWSGVQRLVKKAVEVKVRWAGRTDSVSVPDGVYQVRMQAVANEAPAQGAADGSLIGVEQTLAAAPEAVIEQSWDLQIGAVAKPAMPAFHALPTTKPAARPGDGMPVAMSAPAPASLPYTVYFANLHSQTNHSDGGGAVNNCSGSQVPLAAPYGPADAFAYAKGRGLDILMTSEHNHMYDGSSGSNTSASPTTAKSLYQAGLNAAASFNAANPNFLGVYGMEWGVINNGGHLNILNSPELLNWEYNSSGQLLGDTFTDKTDYAGLYSLMRQRGYIGQFNHPASSGQFLVNGVPLGYTADGDQAMVLCEVLNTSAFSTNTTETETGRSTYESGCKKALEAGFHIAFSTNQDNHCANWGASYTNRTGVLIPNGTPLTQASFVDALKARRVFATMDKNSQLVLTANGRIMGERFTNSGPLNLVANFANTAGQSAATVSIVEGVPGRNGTPTQLSATANTTITPAVGEHYYYAKVTQGDGKILWSAPVWVTQTGSTGGDTTKPTVSASQSGTSGTITLSATASDNVGVSKVEFYVDNVLKGTDTSAPYSLALDSTTLTNGSHSLTAKAFDAANNSTLSAPVSFSVNNTTSVTKQLVLNPGFESGGTSWTATSGVITNDSGQAARSGTWKAWLNGYGTARTDSLYQQVTIPSTVTSATLRFWLKVSSSETTTTNPYDTLKVQVRNASGTVLATLATYSNLNKGTSFLEKSFSLTAYKGQTVSLYFLGVEGSTVPTSFIIDDVTLTTQ; from the coding sequence ATGCAACAAAACAACATCAAAAAGCTCCTGCCACACGTAGCAGTTTTCCTGGCGTTGACTGCCAGCGCGGCCGGCTTTGCGTCGGAACTCGACCACCGCGAATTTGAAGCGAGCCTGCATGTGCCCTACAAGGCCGACAAGGCGGAAGCGAAGACGAATGCCCGCACATTTACCCTCGATTTTGAATATCCCTACGTCCAAAAACCACAGGACGTGAGCTGGAAGCTGGAAATCATCAGCCCGGCCGGAGAAGTGGTCAAGCAGTGGTCCGGCGTGCAGCGGCTGGTGAAAAAGGCGGTGGAAGTGAAGGTGCGCTGGGCCGGCCGTACGGACAGCGTCAGCGTTCCCGACGGCGTGTACCAGGTGCGCATGCAGGCGGTGGCCAATGAAGCGCCGGCGCAGGGCGCGGCCGACGGTTCGCTGATCGGCGTCGAGCAAACCCTGGCCGCCGCGCCGGAAGCGGTGATTGAACAATCGTGGGACCTGCAGATTGGTGCGGTGGCCAAGCCTGCCATGCCGGCCTTTCATGCCCTGCCCACCACGAAGCCAGCGGCGCGGCCCGGCGATGGCATGCCCGTGGCGATGTCGGCGCCGGCCCCCGCTTCGCTGCCCTACACCGTCTATTTCGCGAACCTGCACAGCCAGACCAATCACAGCGATGGCGGCGGCGCCGTCAACAACTGTTCCGGCTCGCAGGTGCCATTGGCCGCACCCTACGGACCGGCCGACGCATTTGCCTATGCCAAGGGCCGCGGACTTGACATCCTGATGACGTCGGAACACAACCACATGTACGACGGCTCCTCCGGCAGCAACACCTCGGCCAGTCCCACCACTGCCAAATCGTTGTACCAGGCCGGCCTGAATGCAGCCGCTAGCTTCAACGCAGCCAATCCCAACTTCCTGGGCGTGTATGGCATGGAGTGGGGTGTGATCAACAACGGCGGCCACCTCAACATCCTCAATTCGCCGGAACTGCTGAACTGGGAATACAACAGCAGCGGCCAGCTGCTCGGTGATACCTTCACCGACAAGACCGACTATGCGGGCCTGTACTCGCTGATGCGCCAGCGCGGTTATATCGGCCAGTTCAACCATCCCGCCAGCAGCGGCCAGTTCCTCGTCAACGGTGTGCCGCTTGGGTACACCGCCGACGGCGACCAGGCCATGGTCCTGTGCGAGGTGCTCAACACATCCGCGTTTTCCACCAACACCACCGAAACCGAGACTGGTCGCAGCACCTACGAAAGCGGCTGCAAGAAGGCCCTGGAAGCCGGTTTCCATATCGCCTTCAGCACCAACCAGGATAACCACTGCGCCAACTGGGGCGCGTCGTACACCAACCGCACCGGCGTTTTGATCCCCAACGGTACCCCGCTGACACAGGCCAGCTTTGTCGACGCGCTCAAGGCGCGCCGCGTGTTCGCGACCATGGACAAGAACTCGCAGCTGGTGCTGACCGCGAACGGCCGCATCATGGGCGAGCGCTTCACCAACAGCGGTCCGCTCAACCTGGTGGCCAACTTTGCCAACACTGCCGGCCAGAGCGCTGCGACCGTGTCGATCGTCGAAGGTGTACCCGGCCGCAACGGCACGCCGACCCAGCTCTCCGCCACGGCCAATACCACCATCACCCCGGCCGTGGGCGAGCACTATTACTACGCCAAGGTAACCCAGGGCGACGGCAAGATCCTGTGGTCGGCCCCGGTGTGGGTCACGCAAACCGGTTCCACCGGCGGCGACACCACCAAGCCGACCGTCTCGGCCAGCCAGAGTGGCACCAGCGGCACCATCACGCTGTCGGCCACCGCGAGCGACAACGTGGGCGTGTCGAAAGTGGAGTTCTACGTCGATAATGTACTCAAGGGGACCGACACCAGTGCGCCTTACTCACTGGCGCTTGACTCGACCACGCTCACCAATGGCAGCCATTCGCTGACGGCCAAGGCCTTTGATGCGGCCAACAACAGCACGCTGTCGGCGCCAGTGAGCTTCTCGGTCAATAACACCACCTCGGTGACCAAGCAGCTGGTGCTTAACCCCGGCTTCGAGTCCGGCGGCACCTCCTGGACCGCGACCAGCGGCGTGATCACCAACGACAGCGGCCAGGCCGCCCGCAGTGGCACCTGGAAGGCATGGCTGAACGGTTACGGCACGGCGCGCACCGATTCGCTGTACCAGCAGGTGACGATTCCATCGACCGTGACCTCCGCCACGCTCCGGTTCTGGCTCAAGGTGTCGTCCAGCGAAACGACGACCACCAACCCCTACGACACGCTCAAGGTCCAGGTGCGCAATGCCAGCGGCACCGTCCTGGCCACGCTGGCAACGTATTCCAACCTGAACAAGGGCACCTCGTTCCTGGAAAAGAGCTTCAGCCTCACGGCCTACAAGGGCCAGACGGTGAGCCTGTACTTTTTGGGCGTGGAAGGATCGACCGTGCCGACTTCCTTCATCATCGATGACGTGACGCTGACGACCCAGTAA
- a CDS encoding S1C family serine protease, translating into MTASRIIAALVLAATSHLAVAQETPRVESSVPVPAQEIPPSLENSVVKVFATLRRPDPFRPWGKAAPAEVTGSGVVIEGRRILTNAHVVGYASQVQIQANEAGDKVSATVVAVARDMDLAVLKLDDESFFDTHAPLPRASVLPNVRDQVFAYGYPTGGTSLSITKGIVSRIEFVNYSFDTAGLRIQIDAAINSGNSGGPAIAGDKMVGLAFGAASNAQSIGYIIPNEEVELFLRDVADGRYDGKPALLADTQTLENPTLRAFLKLDKSVTGAVVQSTGVDDPAFPLKEWDVISKIGNSSVDNQSMVQLGSNLRVRFQYRVQQLAKNGKVPLTIYRDGKRMELNVPVVTGRKLLIPDLNGGYPSYFIYGPIVFSRATAEFLNFMAGNPNALNSYGWVASPLVTRRSDEPTPEREELVVVSSPFFPHKLVTGYSNRFGSVIYSINKVPVRSLAHLVTLLRDATDDTIVIHFDQRGGENMVLKREDMLAATEEVLSDNGIRLQGTKDMMDIWNRKK; encoded by the coding sequence ATGACCGCTTCGCGCATCATCGCCGCGCTTGTACTTGCCGCTACCAGCCACCTGGCCGTTGCCCAGGAAACGCCTCGGGTCGAATCATCGGTGCCGGTGCCCGCCCAGGAGATTCCACCGAGTCTCGAGAACTCCGTCGTCAAGGTGTTCGCCACCCTGCGCCGGCCGGACCCGTTCCGGCCGTGGGGCAAGGCAGCGCCGGCGGAAGTGACCGGTTCCGGCGTGGTCATCGAAGGCCGCCGCATCCTGACCAACGCGCACGTGGTTGGATACGCGAGCCAAGTACAGATCCAGGCCAACGAAGCAGGCGACAAGGTATCGGCCACGGTGGTCGCGGTGGCCCGCGACATGGACCTGGCGGTGCTGAAGCTGGACGACGAATCGTTTTTCGACACCCATGCGCCGCTGCCCCGCGCCAGCGTGCTGCCCAATGTCCGCGACCAGGTATTCGCGTATGGCTACCCGACCGGCGGCACGTCGCTCTCGATCACCAAGGGCATCGTGTCCCGTATCGAATTTGTGAACTACAGCTTTGACACGGCGGGCCTGCGTATCCAGATTGACGCGGCGATCAATTCCGGCAACAGCGGCGGGCCCGCAATCGCCGGCGACAAGATGGTGGGACTGGCCTTTGGCGCGGCATCAAACGCGCAGAGCATCGGTTACATCATCCCCAATGAGGAAGTCGAGCTGTTCCTGCGCGACGTAGCCGACGGTCGTTACGACGGCAAGCCTGCGCTTCTGGCCGACACGCAGACCCTGGAAAATCCTACTTTGCGCGCGTTCCTCAAGCTCGATAAATCCGTGACCGGCGCCGTGGTGCAAAGCACCGGTGTGGACGACCCGGCCTTTCCGCTCAAGGAGTGGGATGTGATTTCGAAGATCGGCAATTCATCGGTCGACAACCAGTCCATGGTGCAGCTGGGGAGCAACCTGCGCGTACGCTTTCAATACCGGGTGCAGCAGCTGGCCAAAAACGGCAAAGTGCCCCTGACGATTTACCGGGACGGCAAACGGATGGAGCTTAACGTGCCGGTGGTGACGGGCCGCAAACTCCTGATTCCGGACCTGAACGGCGGGTATCCCTCGTACTTCATCTATGGCCCGATCGTGTTCTCGCGCGCCACTGCGGAGTTCCTCAACTTCATGGCGGGGAATCCTAACGCGCTCAATTCATATGGCTGGGTAGCCAGCCCGCTGGTGACGCGCCGCAGCGACGAGCCGACGCCCGAGCGCGAAGAACTGGTGGTGGTGAGTTCTCCGTTTTTCCCGCACAAGCTGGTGACGGGCTACAGCAACCGTTTTGGTTCGGTGATCTATTCGATCAACAAGGTCCCGGTGCGCAGCCTGGCACACCTGGTGACGCTGCTGCGCGATGCGACCGATGACACCATCGTCATCCACTTCGACCAGCGCGGTGGCGAGAACATGGTGCTCAAGCGCGAGGACATGCTGGCAGCGACGGAAGAGGTGTTGTCCGATAACGGCATTCGACTTCAGGGGACGAAGGATATGATGGATATTTGGAATCGCAAGAAGTAG
- a CDS encoding M1 family metallopeptidase has protein sequence MYTISTLRAAACLFIAQCSAFAFAQDPLSYARYDQVKTTDLHMDLKADFGTRTLSGFAELSLDWIDKKANTLDLDTRDLAISKIEALGANGSWTPVTYKLDARDAEKGQALHIAAPGQPRKVRIHYRTAPTASALQWLNPVQTMSGKKPFMFSQSQTIDARSWVPVQDTPAVRFTYSARIDAPQGLRVVMSADNDPKATGKGGWRFKMPQAIPSYLLAIGIGEIDVRTLGPRTGVYAEPKRIKAAAYEFADTEKMIKAAESLYGPYRWGRYDMLVLPPSFPIGGMENPRLTFLTPTMIAGDRSLVDLVAHELAHSWSGNLVTNASWKHFWLNEGFTTYVTTRILESMYGEEVATMNLQLEQEEALASLATIAPAKQALVTRDPDTSADTYTDDGLVYPKGAWFLRTLEQRAGRAKFDPFLRSWFDSHAFQSVTTEQFVDYLRKHLLAKNPGVMTEKELDEWLYGPGIPASAPRAVSQRLAALDTARAAWLKGELATAKLDTKKWNATEWMKFLNDIDGKATAAQLKELDQAFGLARTGNNEVAFRFYRASINAGNRDIRAPLNDFLMSVGRQKFVVPLYTALRKQPQDKAWADAVYKKARERYHPATQKSVDKQMASN, from the coding sequence ATGTACACCATCAGCACCTTGCGCGCCGCCGCGTGCCTCTTCATCGCCCAGTGCAGTGCCTTTGCATTCGCCCAGGATCCCCTTAGCTACGCTCGCTATGACCAGGTGAAAACCACCGACCTGCACATGGACCTGAAGGCCGATTTCGGCACCAGGACGCTGTCCGGATTTGCCGAGCTGTCGCTCGACTGGATCGACAAGAAGGCGAATACCCTGGACCTGGACACGCGCGACCTGGCGATCAGCAAGATCGAAGCGCTTGGCGCCAACGGCAGCTGGACCCCTGTGACCTACAAGCTCGATGCACGCGATGCTGAAAAAGGGCAGGCGCTGCACATCGCCGCTCCCGGACAGCCGCGCAAGGTGCGCATTCACTACCGCACGGCGCCCACGGCCAGTGCCCTGCAGTGGCTCAACCCGGTGCAGACCATGTCGGGCAAGAAGCCTTTCATGTTCAGCCAGTCGCAAACCATCGATGCCCGCTCATGGGTGCCGGTGCAGGACACGCCTGCCGTGCGCTTTACCTACAGCGCCCGCATCGATGCGCCACAAGGCCTGCGCGTGGTCATGAGCGCCGATAACGATCCCAAGGCAACAGGCAAGGGTGGCTGGCGCTTCAAGATGCCGCAGGCGATTCCTTCTTACCTGCTGGCGATCGGCATCGGCGAGATCGACGTGCGCACGCTTGGCCCGCGCACTGGTGTGTACGCGGAGCCCAAGCGCATCAAGGCTGCCGCATACGAATTTGCCGATACCGAAAAGATGATCAAGGCCGCCGAGTCGCTGTACGGCCCGTATCGCTGGGGACGTTACGACATGCTCGTGCTGCCGCCATCATTCCCGATTGGCGGCATGGAGAACCCGCGCCTGACATTCCTGACGCCGACCATGATCGCCGGCGACCGCAGCCTGGTGGACCTGGTGGCGCACGAACTGGCGCACAGCTGGTCCGGCAACCTGGTGACCAACGCCTCGTGGAAGCACTTCTGGCTTAACGAAGGTTTCACTACCTACGTCACCACGCGCATCCTGGAATCGATGTATGGCGAGGAAGTCGCGACCATGAACCTGCAGCTGGAGCAGGAAGAAGCGCTGGCGTCGCTGGCCACCATTGCACCTGCCAAGCAGGCGCTGGTCACGCGCGACCCGGATACCTCGGCTGATACCTATACCGACGACGGGCTGGTCTACCCCAAGGGCGCCTGGTTCCTGCGCACGCTGGAGCAGCGCGCCGGCCGCGCCAAGTTTGATCCCTTCCTGCGCAGCTGGTTCGATTCGCACGCTTTCCAGAGCGTGACGACCGAGCAGTTTGTGGACTACCTGCGCAAGCACCTGCTGGCCAAAAATCCCGGCGTGATGACGGAGAAGGAACTGGACGAGTGGCTGTATGGACCGGGCATACCGGCCAGCGCGCCGCGCGCCGTGTCGCAGCGCCTGGCGGCACTCGACACTGCCCGCGCCGCATGGCTCAAGGGCGAACTGGCTACCGCCAAACTGGATACGAAGAAGTGGAACGCCACCGAGTGGATGAAGTTCCTCAACGATATCGATGGCAAGGCCACTGCCGCGCAGCTCAAGGAACTGGACCAGGCGTTTGGCCTTGCCAGGACCGGCAACAACGAAGTGGCTTTCCGCTTTTACCGCGCCTCGATCAACGCCGGCAACCGCGACATTCGCGCGCCGCTCAACGACTTCCTCATGAGCGTGGGGCGCCAGAAGTTTGTGGTGCCCTTGTACACGGCGCTGCGCAAGCAGCCGCAGGACAAGGCATGGGCCGACGCAGTCTATAAAAAGGCGCGCGAGCGTTATCACCCGGCCACGCAAAAGAGCGTCGACAAGCAAATGGCCAGCAACTAA
- a CDS encoding PAS domain-containing sensor histidine kinase — protein sequence MDKPRGLRLSLVTRWSALVATLMILGVVIALVLDHFLPDQPLLVGALCMACVIPMAVITIRAQIQPILSMFRALEGTVTSYKDGDFSFGLHWDQNDEMADLVRAHNALGEVLREQRLALVQRELLLDTMVQNTPVAMLLVGDASSAGAIMYANLSARQLLNQGRKLEGHHLSEIMETAAPALVDALARGGDGLFTAGEGDEEEVYHLARRTFTLNGRRHELLLLRQLTQELRRQEVQTWKKVIRVISHELNNSLAPLTSLAHSGAELVRRGQTERLPQILQTIEERTRHLETFILGYARFAKLPTPRIEACDWKVFVARLASEVKFKLAGSLPTERAWFDQAQIEQALLNLLKNAHESGSSPEQVELHIKSAMGMLRIEVADRGHGMNDAVLTNALVPFYSTKRSGTGLGLALAREIAEAHGGRITLANRDGGGLTVTLILPMPM from the coding sequence ATGGACAAGCCACGCGGCCTGCGCCTTTCGCTCGTCACGCGCTGGTCGGCGCTGGTGGCCACGCTCATGATCCTGGGCGTGGTCATTGCGCTGGTCCTTGATCATTTTTTGCCAGACCAGCCGCTGCTGGTGGGAGCGCTGTGCATGGCATGCGTGATTCCGATGGCGGTCATCACCATCCGCGCGCAGATCCAGCCCATTCTTTCCATGTTCCGCGCGCTGGAAGGCACGGTGACCAGTTACAAGGATGGCGACTTTTCCTTCGGCCTGCACTGGGACCAGAATGACGAAATGGCCGACCTGGTGCGGGCTCACAACGCCCTTGGTGAAGTGCTGCGCGAACAGCGCCTGGCGCTGGTGCAGCGCGAACTGCTGCTCGACACCATGGTCCAGAACACGCCGGTGGCCATGCTGCTGGTAGGTGACGCATCGAGTGCCGGCGCCATCATGTACGCCAACCTCTCGGCGCGCCAACTGCTCAACCAGGGGCGCAAGCTGGAGGGGCATCACCTGAGCGAAATCATGGAGACCGCAGCGCCGGCCCTGGTCGACGCGCTGGCGCGCGGCGGCGATGGGCTGTTCACCGCTGGTGAAGGCGACGAAGAAGAGGTGTACCACCTGGCTCGCCGCACCTTTACCCTGAATGGACGGCGCCACGAACTGCTGCTGCTGCGCCAGCTGACGCAGGAATTGCGGCGCCAGGAAGTACAGACCTGGAAGAAGGTCATCCGCGTCATCAGCCACGAATTGAATAATTCGCTGGCGCCCCTTACCTCCCTTGCGCACTCGGGGGCAGAGCTGGTACGGCGCGGCCAGACCGAGCGCCTGCCGCAGATATTGCAGACCATCGAAGAACGCACCCGGCACCTGGAAACCTTCATCCTTGGCTATGCGCGCTTTGCCAAACTCCCCACGCCGCGCATCGAAGCGTGCGATTGGAAGGTGTTCGTTGCGCGCCTGGCTTCGGAGGTGAAATTCAAGCTGGCTGGTTCGCTGCCGACCGAGCGGGCATGGTTTGACCAGGCACAGATCGAGCAGGCGCTTCTGAACCTGCTCAAGAACGCCCACGAATCGGGCTCCTCGCCGGAGCAGGTGGAACTGCACATCAAGAGCGCCATGGGCATGCTGCGCATTGAAGTGGCGGACCGTGGGCACGGCATGAATGATGCGGTACTGACCAACGCGCTCGTACCGTTCTATTCCACCAAACGCAGTGGCACGGGGTTGGGCCTGGCCCTGGCGCGCGAGATTGCGGAGGCCCATGGCGGTCGCATCACGTTGGCCAACCGCGACGGCGGCGGCCTGACCGTGACGCTGATCCTGCCGATGCCCATGTAA
- a CDS encoding spermidine synthase, whose amino-acid sequence MPDLSPASHFDAPGHPPATITEFRGVRSLHLGTSWVQGAMRLAKPDHIELEYVQMMMMWMLFLDQPRHIVQLGLGSAALTKFSYQRFPTARVSVAELNPNVIGICHAMFGLPPNDARLNVREMDAMDFVLDKANHGTVDVLQVDLYDEEARGPVLDSQEFYQACFDCLTDDGIMTANVFGDFSNYDKNLLNMELVFDAVVWLPEVHDANIVVIAFKKAPQIDFSVLYERANAIKKTMNLPAKNWVTGLKAWMAEQ is encoded by the coding sequence ATGCCCGACCTTTCGCCTGCCAGCCATTTTGACGCCCCGGGCCACCCGCCCGCCACCATCACCGAGTTTCGCGGGGTTCGCTCGCTGCACCTGGGTACCTCCTGGGTACAGGGCGCCATGCGCCTGGCAAAGCCCGACCACATCGAACTGGAATACGTCCAGATGATGATGATGTGGATGCTGTTCCTGGACCAGCCGCGCCACATTGTGCAGCTTGGCCTGGGCAGCGCCGCCCTGACCAAATTCAGCTACCAGCGTTTTCCGACCGCGCGCGTGTCGGTGGCCGAACTCAATCCCAACGTGATCGGGATCTGCCACGCCATGTTCGGGCTGCCGCCCAACGACGCGCGCCTGAACGTGCGCGAGATGGACGCCATGGATTTTGTGCTCGACAAGGCCAACCACGGCACGGTGGACGTGCTGCAGGTGGACCTGTACGACGAAGAGGCACGCGGCCCGGTGCTGGACTCGCAGGAGTTTTACCAGGCGTGCTTCGACTGCCTGACGGATGACGGCATCATGACCGCCAACGTGTTTGGCGACTTCAGCAACTACGACAAGAACCTGCTCAACATGGAACTGGTGTTCGATGCGGTGGTATGGCTGCCTGAAGTGCACGATGCGAACATCGTCGTCATCGCTTTCAAAAAGGCGCCGCAGATCGACTTCAGCGTGCTGTATGAGCGCGCCAATGCCATCAAGAAGACCATGAACCTGCCGGCCAAGAACTGGGTGACGGGCCTCAAGGCGTGGATGGCGGAACAGTAG
- a CDS encoding serine hydrolase codes for MTRIAAALVFAFSAAGALAQPAAAPVSATAPASAYDLEADVQRAMKVFDVPGVAIAIVKDGKVVATRGFGVRELGKPTPVDGKTIFEIASNSKAFTAAALAMLVDEGKLKWDDPVTKHLPDFQMYDPYVTHEMTVRDLLVHRSGLGLGAGDLLWWPTTQFSTDDIIHRLRYIKPATSFRNSYAYDNLLYIVAGKIIAQKSGKSWGETIRERILKPVGMNDTTVSLAENAARANVSSPHSKVDGTTRVVTPMPVDNAVGAVGLNTNAEDIAKWMMVLMNEGVIGKDAAGKEQRLFSAKQSREMWTAQTPMKIGEPSKALASTKPNFFAYGLGFQLRDYKGRKLAMHGGALFGFYSRVLMVPEENLGIAILTNAENGGVMTSLSYRIMDHYLKVPATDWIKLFNDAEKEAAAKDLAQQQKVKGTRPARSSPSLPLASYEGTYVDPWYGDVTIKKVGNKQVMSFSKTPSLTGELEHFQHDTFIVRWNERSFRADAYVTFQLNPDGSIDRVKMAPVSDETDFSFDFADLALTPVKQAK; via the coding sequence ATGACCCGCATCGCAGCAGCACTCGTCTTCGCCTTCAGCGCCGCCGGCGCACTGGCCCAACCCGCCGCCGCACCGGTGAGCGCTACCGCGCCAGCGAGCGCCTACGACCTGGAAGCGGATGTCCAGCGCGCCATGAAGGTGTTCGACGTTCCGGGAGTCGCCATCGCCATTGTCAAGGATGGCAAGGTAGTGGCAACCCGCGGCTTTGGCGTGCGCGAGCTGGGTAAACCCACGCCGGTGGACGGCAAGACGATCTTCGAGATCGCCTCGAACTCCAAGGCGTTCACCGCCGCGGCGCTGGCGATGCTGGTGGATGAGGGCAAGCTGAAATGGGATGACCCGGTCACCAAGCACCTGCCGGACTTCCAGATGTACGATCCGTACGTCACGCACGAAATGACGGTGCGCGACCTGCTGGTGCACCGCAGCGGCCTGGGGCTGGGCGCCGGTGACCTGCTGTGGTGGCCGACCACACAGTTTTCGACGGACGACATCATCCATCGCCTGCGCTACATCAAGCCGGCGACGAGCTTTCGCAACAGCTACGCGTACGACAACCTGCTGTATATCGTGGCAGGCAAGATCATCGCGCAAAAGTCGGGCAAGAGCTGGGGCGAGACCATTCGCGAACGTATCCTCAAACCCGTGGGCATGAACGACACGACCGTGAGCCTGGCGGAGAACGCGGCGCGGGCCAACGTGTCCAGTCCGCACAGCAAAGTCGATGGCACGACCCGCGTCGTCACGCCCATGCCGGTGGATAACGCTGTCGGCGCCGTTGGCCTGAACACCAATGCCGAAGACATCGCCAAGTGGATGATGGTGCTGATGAATGAGGGTGTAATTGGCAAGGATGCGGCAGGCAAGGAGCAGCGCCTGTTCAGCGCCAAGCAAAGCCGCGAAATGTGGACTGCCCAGACCCCGATGAAGATCGGCGAGCCGTCCAAGGCGCTGGCCTCGACCAAGCCGAACTTCTTCGCGTATGGCCTGGGCTTCCAGCTGCGCGACTACAAGGGACGCAAGCTGGCCATGCATGGCGGGGCGCTGTTTGGCTTTTATTCGCGCGTGTTGATGGTCCCGGAAGAGAATCTCGGCATCGCGATTTTGACCAATGCCGAAAACGGCGGCGTCATGACGTCGCTGTCGTATCGCATCATGGATCACTACCTGAAGGTGCCGGCGACGGACTGGATCAAGCTGTTCAACGACGCCGAGAAGGAAGCCGCAGCCAAGGACCTGGCGCAGCAGCAGAAGGTCAAGGGTACGCGCCCGGCGCGCTCGTCGCCATCGCTGCCGCTGGCGTCATATGAAGGCACCTACGTGGACCCGTGGTATGGCGATGTGACGATCAAGAAGGTCGGCAACAAGCAGGTGATGAGCTTCTCGAAGACGCCTAGCCTGACAGGTGAGCTGGAACACTTCCAGCACGACACGTTCATCGTGCGCTGGAATGAGCGCTCCTTCCGCGCTGATGCTTACGTAACGTTCCAGCTGAATCCTGATGGCAGTATCGACCGGGTGAAGATGGCGCCGGTGTCGGACGAGACGGACTTTAGTTTTGACTTTGCGGATTTGGCGCTGACGCCTGTCAAGCAAGCGAAGTAG